A segment of the Acidimicrobiia bacterium genome:
CATGGAGTGGCTGCTCCCGTACTCGGTGCCGTCGGCGGCCACCTGGATCGCGCTGTACGCGGCCCGTCACTTCCACGAGTACGGCACCACCCGGGCCCAGCTGGCCCAGATCGCGCTCAACGCCCGCGCCAACGCGGCGTTGAACCCGAAGGCCATCTACCGGGACCCGATGTCGATGGACGACTACTTCGCCGCCCGGATGATCTCCTGGCCGCTGTGCCTGTTCGACTGCGACGTGCCGTGCGACGGCGCCACCGCCATGATCGTCTCGCGGGCCGACGCCCGGCCCGACCTCCGCAAGCCGCCGCTGACGGTCGAAGCCGTCGGCACCGCGCTGCACGGCCGCCCGGGCTGGGCCGACTACCCCGACCTGACCACGATGGCCTGCCACGACGCCGGTGCGCAGCTGTGGACCCGCACCGACCTGCAGCCCGGGGACGTGCAGCTGGCCGAGATGTACGACGGGTTCTCGTTCATCACCATGTGCTGGCTCGAGGCCATGCGGTTCTGCGGGAAGGGCGAGTCCGGCCCGTTCGTCGAAGGGGGCCAGCGGATCGCCCGCGACGGCGAGCTGCCGCTCAACACCCACGGTGGGCAGCTCTCGGCCGGCCGGCTGCACGGCTTCGGCTTCCTGCACGAGGCCTGCCTCCAGCTCTGGGGCGAGGCGGCGGAGCGGCAGGTGCCGGGCGACCCCGAGGTGGGCGTCGCCTGCGCCGGCGGCGGGCCGCTCGCCGGCGCGCTGCTCCTGACCCGGGCTCGCTGACCCGGCCCGGCTCAGCCGAGGCTGAGCGCGGCGAGCGCTTCGAGCTGGTCGGTGCTGCCGCCCCCGGTGCGCTGGAGCGTGAGGAGCCGCTTGTAGAAGAGGTGGATGTCGTGCTCCCAGGTGAAGCCGACCCCGCCGTGCACCTGGATGGCGGCGGCGCCGACGGCGGCGAGCTCGTCGGCGGCGAAGGCGAGCGCCATCGTCGCCGCCCGGTGCGCCTCGTCGGTCTCGGCGGCGTCGGCGGCCCAGCAGGCGTAGTACGCGGCGGCCCGGGCCATCTCGACCGCCCGCAGCATGTCCGCGCACAGGTGCTGCACGGCTTGGAAGGTGCCGATCGGCACCCCGAACTGCCGGCGCTCCCGCGCGTACTCGACCGACAGCTCGAGGGCCCGCGCCGCGGCGCCGACGCCGTCGAGAACCGCGCCGACGGCCAGCCGGTCGAGCGTGCGCGCCACCGCGGCGGTGGCGTCACCGGCGCCGACGCGGAACCCGGCGACGTCGTCGAGCGTCACCGTGGCCTCGGCGCGCGAGCCGTCGACGGTCGGCGTGGCGACCACGTCGGCGTCCGCCGCCTCGACCGCGAAGACCCCCAGCCCGCCGGCCTCGGTCCCGGCCACCACGAGCAGGACGTCAGCGCCGGGCGCACCGTCGACGTGCGCCTTGGCGCCGTGCAGCGCCCAGCCGTCCCCGCGGCCGACGGCCCGGGTCTCCGGCGCCCGCCACGCCGCCCGGCGGCGCGGCTCGTACACGGCCACGGTGCCCCGCGCCTCCCCTCGCGCCAGCGCCGGGAGGAGCGGGTGCGCGTCCCAGCCGTCGAGGGCGTCGACGAGGCTCGCCGCGCCGACCGCCGTGGCCAGGTACGGGCACGGGCAGACGGCCCGCCCCAGCTCCTCGAGGACGACCGCGGCGTCGACCATGCCCATGCCGGCGCCGCCGTGGCTCGCCGGGGCGAGGAGGCCGACCACGCCGAGGTCGACGAGCCCGCGCCACAGCTCGTCGCCGCAGGCGCGCTCGCGGCCGTAGGTGGCGCGCACCCACTCGAGCGGCGCGCGGTCGGACAAGAACCGGCGCACGGCCTGGCGGAGCTCGTCCTGCTCGGCTGAGAACTCGAAGTCCAAACCCCGCTCCCGGATCCGCCGACGACGGACGGGCGTCGGGCGGACGGGAACGGTAGCGCCCGCCGCGGGACCTCGCGCGGCGACGGTCGCGCGCCCGAGCCGCGCCCGTCGACCAGGCGGTAGCGTCGCTCGGATGCGATTGCGCTACGGCGAGGCCGAGGAGCGCTTCCGGGCCGAGCTCGTGGCCTGGCTCGAGGAGCACGCGCCGCCGCGCGAGGTCCTGGCGGCGCCGAAGCGCTCCAGCGCCGACCTCCAGCCGTGGGCGCGCGCCTGGCAACGCCGGCTGTTCGAGGCCGGCTGGCTGGTCCCGGGCTGGCCACCCGAGCTGGGCGGACGGAACGCCTCGCCCGGCGAGCAGATGATCTACTTCGAGGAGATGAAGCGGCGCGAGATCCCGCGCAGCCTGAACCCGCAGGGGATCGGGATCATCGCCCCGTCGCTGCGCGACGCCGGCACCCCGGACCAGCAGGCCCGCTGGTTGCTCCCGACGCTGCGGGCCGACATCGCCTGGTGCCTCGGGATGAGCGAGCCCGGCGCCGGGAGCGACCTGGCCAGCCTCAAGACCCGGGCCGTCCTCGACGGCGACCACTTCGTCGTGAACGGCCAGAAGGTGTGGACCTCGGGCGCGCACGACGCCGACTGGTGCATGTGCTTCGTGCGGACGAACGTCGAC
Coding sequences within it:
- a CDS encoding thiolase family protein — its product is MDAELVGERRAVLSGIGQSAVGRRLYRDPLELTVDACLEAIGDAGLTTADVDGLSTYPGGLDNPAGFSGAGVPDVHEALRLNLNWYAGGLELPGQLGAVVNAILAVSAGLARHVLCFRTVYEGSAQGTKGRSSVMPGGENRAGGFRASGFMEWLLPYSVPSAATWIALYAARHFHEYGTTRAQLAQIALNARANAALNPKAIYRDPMSMDDYFAARMISWPLCLFDCDVPCDGATAMIVSRADARPDLRKPPLTVEAVGTALHGRPGWADYPDLTTMACHDAGAQLWTRTDLQPGDVQLAEMYDGFSFITMCWLEAMRFCGKGESGPFVEGGQRIARDGELPLNTHGGQLSAGRLHGFGFLHEACLQLWGEAAERQVPGDPEVGVACAGGGPLAGALLLTRAR
- a CDS encoding acyl-CoA dehydrogenase family protein, whose product is MDFEFSAEQDELRQAVRRFLSDRAPLEWVRATYGRERACGDELWRGLVDLGVVGLLAPASHGGAGMGMVDAAVVLEELGRAVCPCPYLATAVGAASLVDALDGWDAHPLLPALARGEARGTVAVYEPRRRAAWRAPETRAVGRGDGWALHGAKAHVDGAPGADVLLVVAGTEAGGLGVFAVEAADADVVATPTVDGSRAEATVTLDDVAGFRVGAGDATAAVARTLDRLAVGAVLDGVGAAARALELSVEYARERRQFGVPIGTFQAVQHLCADMLRAVEMARAAAYYACWAADAAETDEAHRAATMALAFAADELAAVGAAAIQVHGGVGFTWEHDIHLFYKRLLTLQRTGGGSTDQLEALAALSLG